The Streptomyces asoensis DNA window CGGGCCTGATCCAGCCGCTGGTGGACATCCTCGCGGACAACCTGACCACGAACCTGACCCTCTTCGGGCGGCTGGTGACGGAGCTGTCGCCGTCGCTGATCACCCTCGGAGGGAGCGCCGCCGAACTGCTGGTGGCGCTGACCCCGCTGATTCAGGTGGTGGCGGACCTCAGCACCAAACTGATCTCCGGGCTGACGCCCGCGCTGACGCCGCTGATTCAGGGCGTGGGCATGCTGGCGGGCATCCTCGCCACGGGTCTGGCCATGGTCATCAGCGGCATCGTGGTCCCGTCGGTGCAGGCCCTGACCGCGCTGCTGTCCGGGGACTTCTCGGGCGCCTGGTCGACGGTGACGGGCGCGGTCGGGCGGGCGAACGCGTACATCCTCGACAAGATGAACGCGCTCGGGACGATCATCGGCAACGGGATCGACACGGCGATCCGGTGGCTGAAGGGCATGGGCGGCCGGGCGGTCGCGGCGCTGTCCAACCTCGGGTCCGGGCTGATGTCCACGGCGTCGAGCGCGGGCAACCGGCTGGTGGCCGCGATCTCCGACAAGATCGGTGCGGCGGTCTCCAAGATCCGCGAGTTGCCGGGTCGGGCGCAGAGCGCAATGGGCAACCTCGGCGGCATCCTCTTCAGCGCGGGCAGCTCCGTCATCGGCGGGTTCATCGACGGCATCGAGTCCCGCATCGGCGCGCTGCGAAGCAAGCTCTCGTCGATCACCTCGATGATCCCGAAGGTCAAGGGTCCGCCGGCCAAGGACGCCAAGCTGCTGACCCCGGCCGGTCGGCTGATCATCGAGGGCCTGATCAAGGGCATCGACGAGTCCACGGCGAAGCTCCGGTCCCGGCTGGCCGCGATCACGAAGATGCTGCCGGCCAACGTGACGAGCGGCTACGGCAAAGCGATCGCGAAGGCCACGGCGGAACTCCAGCGCGAGGTCACCAAGCGGGACACGGTGCTGAAGAACCTGGCCGCCGCGCAGAAGAAGTTGGACGGCCTCGTCAAGGCCCGGTCCAAGGCGGCCACGGACATCAGCTCGGGGATCCTGTCCGAGGCCAACATCACCAGCGGGCACGCCGACGTGAACTCGGTGACCGCGATCACGGTCGAACTCCAGCAGGCGCTGAAGAAGTCGAAGGAGTTCCAGGCCAACATCGCGGCGCTGAAGAAGGCCGGGCTCCGGTCGGACCTCCTCCAGCAGGTGGCCGATGCGGGCGTGGCGGGCGGCGCGGCGACGGCGGCCGCGCTCGCCAAGGCCACCCCGGCGCAGCTGAAGCAGATCAACGACCTTCAGTCGCAGCTGGCCAAGAGCGCTTCGGCGACGGGCGCGACGGTGGGCGACGCCCTGTACGGCGCGGGCATCCGCGCGGCTCAGGGCCTGGTCGCCGGGCTGAAGTCGCAGGAGAAGGCCATCGAGACGCAGATGACGAAGATCGCTAAGGGCATGCTTGCGACGGTCAAGTCCGTCCACAAGACGAAGAGCCCGAGCCGGGCGTTCCACGCGATCGGCGTGATGGACATGGAGGGCTGGCGCGGCGGTGTCGTCGCGCGCGCGGCCCGGGTCATCTCGGCCGCGCGGGACACGGCGCGCGGCGTCCTCGACGCGGCGTCCGGGGTCGGTGGCGCGCTCGCATCCGTCCCGACGTCCAGGCAGCTGGCGGGCGCGTACGGCGTCGTCGGCGGCCGGGGCGACCAGAACAACGTGATCAACCTCTACGGGACCGAGGCCACGCCGGACGGGATGCTTCGCGCCCTGTCCTGGCAAGGCCTTGTCGGGGGGAGGTGACCATGCCTCAGCAGCGACTCGGCACGGTGACGTGGGGTGGGCTGACGTTCGGGCCCGGCACCCCGTACGCGGTGACCGCGTTGGAAGGGCTCGACGACCTGCCGGAGATCCGCGCGGAGGATGTGGCCCGGCCGGGCCAGCACGGCGACTACACCGGCCCCGACTACACCGGCCCCCGCACGATCCAGCTGGGGCTGGGGCTGCGCGGGTCCAGCCCCGACGACCTGCGGGCGTTGACGCTGGCGCTGCGGGCGGCGACGCAGCCGCAGGCGCAACCGGCCGCCCTGTCCTTCCCGGATCAGGGCGTGCTGGTGTGGGCGAAGGTCCGCAAGCGCAGCCTGCCGTACGACGCCGAGCACCTGTGGTCCATCGGGGATGCCGCGCTGGAGATGTACTGCGCGGATCCGTACCTGTACGGCCTGATCGAGCAGTCCGCGTCGACCACCGCCTACTCCCCGGCCGCGGGCCGCACGTACCCGCTGGTCCACCCGCGGACGTACGGGGCGGCGGGCACGTCCGGGCGGCTGACCGCCATCAACGCAGGCGCGTCGCCCGCGTATCCGGTGCTCCGGGTGGATGGGCCGGTGGCCAGCCCGACGATCGAGCAGACCACGACCGGCGCCCTCCTCGTCATCGACGCGACGCTTCAGCCGGGCGAGTACCTGCTGATCGACACCCGGTCGCGCGCGGTGCTGTTCATGGGCTCCAGCCCGCGCCGCTCGTGGGTGCGCGCCGGGTCGGTGTGGCCCCTGCTCCAGCCCGGCCCCAACGAGATCGCGTACCGGGGCAGCGCGTTGGCCGGCGCCCCGGGTCAGACGTCCCTGCTCACCGTCACCTGGCGAGACACCAGCCTGTAGGAAAGGAGGGCCAGAGATGGCCGTCATCAACCCGCCCGCCTGGCAGCAGGCGCCGAGCTACCCGGCTCGGAACGACAGGCTGGCCCTGTCCGGGCTGCTCACGTATCCGGGGAACGCGTCCGACGAGGCCAACCCGCTGCGGATCCGGCCGGGCGTGAAGCCCAGCTACCAGAACTACCAGCTGAAGGTGCGCGCGGCGGGCACCCCGAACATGACGGTCATCGTGTCCGGCGGCACCGTGTTCGTGGACCAGCGGGAGACCGGCGGGTCCGGCGCCTACATCTGCGCCAACGACGGCGACGTCACCCTGAACGTGAACCCCGCGGGCGGCGCCGGCCAGTACCGCAAGGACACCGTGGTCGCCTCGGTGTACGACGCCGAGTATTCCGGGGCCCTGTCTCAGTGGCAGCTGGAGGTGATTCAGGGCCCGTACGCGGCGTCGGCCGGCGCGACGGTGCGCGGCACCCTGCCCGCCAACTGTGTGGTGCTGGCGGACATTGCGCTCGCTCCGTCGCAGTCGAGCGTGGCGGCGGCGAACATCACGGACGTCCGCACGTACGGGTGCGCGATCGGCGGTGTGCTGCCGGTGTCCTCGGCTGCGGTGCCCGCCCGGCCGCACCCGGGCCAGATGTTCTACTACACGGACACTGACCGGCTGATGTACGGCACGCTGGCCGGGACGCTCAGCGAGGTGCAGAAAACCCCGGGGGCGTGGACGTCGTGGACGCCGACGTGGACGACGTCGACCGGTCTGCGGCTGCCGTCGTACGGCAACGCGGCGGTGAACTGCCGGTACTCCAAGACCGGCCGGGACGTGAAGTTCTACATGGACATCACGTTCGGCACGAGCACGAACTTCGGGTCCTCGCCGACGAGCGCGGACAACTGGGTCTTCAGCTTGCCGGTGGCCGCGGCGGTGGCGCTCACCCCGGCGGGCACCGCGCACATCGAGCCGGGCAACGGGCAGCGCGCGTCGATGGCGATGGCGCAGGTCAACACGGGCGCGGCGGACATCAGCCTGCACATGTCCGGCCCCCGCGTGGACGGCAGCGCCACGGTAGCGGGCGTCGTCGACTCCATCACCCCCTTCGTGTGGGGCAGCACGATGCGGCTCGTGGTCCACGGGCAGTACGAGGCCGCCTCGTGACGACGCCCTTCGACCCGCAGACGCAGCACACGTACACCTACCTGTTCTGCGACCTGCGCACGGACCAGCTGCTCGCCGAGCTGCCCCTCGCCGGGGTCACGTACTCGTTCGCGCTCAACCAGCCGGGCACCCTGCGGGGGACGATCCCGTACAACAGCGAGACGCTGCCGCTGGACCCGGAGACGGCGAGCACCCCGGGCCGGACCGCCGTGTACGTGGACCGGGACGGCGTGCTCGTGTGGGGCGGGATCGTGTGGACCCGGCAGAACGCGGACGGTGGCCGGGCGATCCAGGCGTCCGAGTTCCTCTCCTACTACCAGCACCGGTACGTCAAGCGCACGCTGTCGACGGACACCTCGGTGGTCACGGACCCCACCTACGTGGGCTCGGGCCCGACGGCGCAGCGCCTCTACAGCGACCAGAAGTTCGTCATGTGGTCGCTGATGCGGTACGCCGCCGAGCAGTCGGGCGGATCGATCGGCATCGACCTCGGGCAGATCGCCTCCGCCCCCCACGGCGTGGCGCGCAACATCACGTACTACCAGTACGAGCGCCCGGAGATCTACAAGGCGATCAGCGAACTGGCCGCGGCCGATGACGGGTTCGACTTCGGAATCGAGGTGGGGTGGTCGCAGGCCACGGCCACGACCCCGCCCACCCGCTACCGCCGAGCCATGACCTGGTTCCCGCGCCGCGGGCGCACGGCCGCCGAGTCCGGGTTGGTGTTCTCCAAGGGCGGCGGGTACGGCTCGATCCTGGACTACGACTGGCCCGAGGACGGCACCGCCGTGGTGACGGAGATGACCGGGCTCGGCGCCGGTACCGGCGAGGCGCGCATCGTGAAGACGGCCGCGGACTCGGACGCGATCGCGTCGGGCTGGCCGCTCCTCGAAGGCGTGGCCACCTATGACGACGTGATCGACGAGACGCAGGTGCAGGGCCTGACCAACGCCGACTTGGATGCGCAGGCCGGCGCGCAGGCGCAGCCCACCTTTGAGGTCAGCGCGGACACCGACCCCGAGTTCGGCTCGTACTCCGTCGGGGACCAGGCGCTGTTCGTCATCGACCCCGAGCCGCTGTCCCCGGCGGGCCGGTCGGCGGTGCTGCGGATCGTCGGCATCGAGAACACCGCGGCGTCCGGGCCCGAGCGGGTCCGGCTGACCTGTGTGGGGGCGTGATGCCGAGGATCGTCCGGACGCCGGACCTGATGCAGCGGGTGGCGCAGCTGGAGTCGCAGGTGGCTGCGCTGCGCCGTGCGGGGTGGGAGCGGGATGAGCTGCCGTTCTACCCGACGTCGCTGCACACGATGCCGTACGAGGACTCCACCTCGTTCATCACGCTGTGGGAGGCCATCCTCAGCCCCCGCACGGCGACGCTCAGCATCGGCATGGTGTTCATCGGCGACCAGGTGTCGGCCGTGAACACGGGCGGGTCCTGGCAAATCCTCCTCGACGGGGCCACGGTCGCCGCGTCCGGTTCCGTGCCGGCGCTCTTCTCCTACGTGTTCCCCACGGCCGTCATCGACCTGACTCCGTATCGGGCGTCGGCCTCGCTGAAGGTCCAGATCCAGGTACGCCGCACGGCGGGCGCCACGACCGGCGGGAAATTCGGCGGCGGCGGCTCGATCGGCGGCGCCCCCACCTACGCGCGACTCCTCTGAAAGGGCACCACCATGAGACTTGTACGACGCGCCGAGTTCGGATGGCTGGCGTCGGAGGCCCCGCTCCAGGCCACGACCCGCGGGGTGAAGGTCCACTACGAGGGGACCGCGGTGTCGACGCGGCTGCTCTCCGACCATGCGGCGTGCGTCGCCGAGTGGAAGGCGATACGGGCCAGCCACCTGGCGAACAAGGTGGAGAACTACTCCGACGTCGCCTACAACTACGCGGCCTGCCCGCACGGGTTCCTGCTGGAGGGCCGCGGCGTCGGCCGGCGCACGGGCGCCAACGGCAACCAGGACCTGAACCGCGCGCACTACGCGATCGTCGGCCTGGTCGGCAGCGAGGGACTGACCGAGCCGACGGACGCCATGCTCTCGGCGATCCGCGACGGGATCGAGCTGCTGCGCGAGCACGGCGCCGGGACCGAGATCAAGGGTCACCGCGACGGCTACGCGACCAGCTGCCCCGGCGGCCCCCTGTACGCGTGGGTGCAGAAGGGCGCGCCGCGTCCGGCCGCCGCGCCCACGACCACCCCGACCCCGACACCCCCTGTCCAGGAGGACGACATGCCCGCCCCGATGATGCTGAACGAAGCGAACCCGGCCGACGTGGACCTGCCCTCGGGTGAGTGGGTGGGCCTGGCGTTCGCGGACCCGGTGGTCCACTCCGGGCCGCGCGTGCACGACACCCTCGTGCACGTCACCCTCGCCGACGACACCCCGGCGGACGCCGTGGTGGAGGGCCGGTTCTACCTGACGGACACCTCGGGCGGCAGCCCGTCGGCGTACCAGACCGTCACCCGCCGCGGTGGTGGCGGGCACCAATTCGTGCTGTCGGGCACCGTCCCGGCGGGCAAGCACCTGCGCTTCCAGCTGCGCGTGAAGACGTCGGACGGCGCCTCGGTGGCGCTGCTGCACCGCACCGCGTCCGGCCCGTACTGGGCCGTCTGACCCACCCCCCCCGACCCATCCACGGAAGGACACACCATGTCGCAGATCGACCTGCCCCAGGCAGAGACCGTCATCAAGACGGCCAAGACCTACGCCAGAGACCTGGCCGAGCGCACCCTCTCCACGGCCGTGGTCGCGGCCGGCGGTGTCGCCATCGCGGCCGGGCCCGCCGACATGTTCCACGCCAGCTTCTGGGAGACCATGGCCGCGGCCGGGATCGCCGCCGGCGGAACCGTGCTGAAGGGGATGCTGGCGCGGGCGTTCGGTACGAAGAACTCGGCGTCGCTCGTCAAGGGCGTCTGATGCGCGCGGCGGTCCGGCGGCTCCGCAAGCAGCTGGGCCGCCGCGGCATGGCCCTCGTACTTCTCGGCTCGGCCAAGGTGGCGTTCGGCCTGGGCTACGCCCTCCAGCCGGACCCCCGCCCCGTCGGGCTGGGGCTGCTGACGAGGTTCGCGGACATCCGCTGCTGGTCCTCGGTGTGGATCCTCTGCGGGATCATCACCTTCGGCTGCGCGTGGCTGCGGGTGGGACGGGACGGGCTCGGCTTCATCGCCGCGATCTTCCCGCCGTTCATCTGGGGGACGGCGTTCCTGTGGGGCGCCGTGACGGGGGAGTATCCGCGGGGCCTGGCCATCGCAGCGTGGTACGCGATCGGGCACGTGGGGCTGATCATGTGGCTGGCGACGGTGCCTGAGTACTCCGTCCCCCACCCTGCACGAAGGGCACGAAGATGAGCGGAGCGTGGGGGGTTGCGGCCGGGGTCGTCGGGTCGATACTCGGCGCCGTCGCGCTGCTGGGTGCGGGGCTGTTCGCGGCCCGCGCGACGAAGGCGGCGGCGCTGACGACGGCCGAGGCGCAGCGCGCGGCGGCCGAGGCCGCGGCCGAGCCCGCGCAGCGGCAGGCCGACCTGACCGCGTTCCGGGAGATCCGCGACGAGATGAAGGCGAAGATCGAGCGGCAGGACCGGCGGATCGACGGGCTGTCCAGTCTGGTGCTGGCCTACTCGTGGACGGTGGACCGGCTGATGAACCGCATGCGGGACCGGGGTGTGACTCCGGAGCCCGAGGACATTCACGACCGCGTGCGCGAGCACATGCACACAGGAGCCTGACCATGTCGTTCCCGCCCGGAGTGCAGACCGTCACCCTGACCGGACACCAGACGTTGGCCGACGGCGAGGGGCGTCCGCTGCCGGTGCGGATCCGGCCTGTGCCGGGGCGCGTCGTCGGCGCGGACTGGGGCGTCGTCGTCGAGGGGGACCCCGTCGTCGTCACCCCCAACGACGCAGGCCAGTGGTCCAAGACGCTGGTCGCGACCGACGCGGAGGGGTTCACGCCGACGGGGTGGACGTACCGCGTCGAGACGGGCCGCGACGCCCTGTACCTGTCGCTGCCCGCGTCGCTCGGCGAGGTCGACCTCGCCGAGCTGGTCCCGGCCGGGGCCGACGACGGCGAGTACGTGCTCGTGCCCGGCCCGCCGGGACCGCCCGGCGCGGAGGGACCCGAGGGACCGGCCGGCGCAACCGGCGCGGCGGGGCCCGCAGGTGCGACCGGGGCGACCGGCCCGAAGGGCGACACAGGCGCGACCGGATCGCAGCCGCCGCTTGGCGCCGCCGGGACCGGGCCCACCGTGGCACTGCGCTCCGACGACCCCACCACCACGAACGCACGCACACCGACCGCACACGCCGCGAGCCACGGATCCGCCGGCGGGGACCCGGTGACGGTCGCTCAGTCTCAGGTGACCGGGCTCGCTGCCGCGCTCGCTGCGCTGCTGCCGCTGGCGGGCGGCACCATGTCCGGCACGGTCACGAACAACGTGGCCAGTGGCGCCACGCCTGCGTTCGGCGGCGGCGTCTCGGGCGACACCTTCGACCGGTGGCGCCTGCTGGCCAACGGCACGCTCGAGGCGGGCCCCGGGAGCGGAGCCCGGGACACGAACCTGCGTCGGTCCGCGGCCAACGAGTGGACGACCGATGACGCGCTGATCGTGGCGCTGATGTTCCGCCACATGGGCACCACGCTGGGGTTCTTCGGCGCGGCAGCGGTGGCCAAGCCGACGGTGACCGGGTCGCGCGGTGGGAACGCGGCGCTCGGTTCGCTGATCTCCGCTCTGGCCAGCCTCGGCCTGATCACCGACGGCACCAGCGCCTGAGCTACGCGGGCGGCCGGGGCAGCTCGGTCACGAAAGTGCCGACGCCGGGTTGCATCTGCGCGAGCCCGGCCGCGCGCAGTTCGGTGAGCACCCGCCGTGCCGTCATCTGCGCGATCCCGAACTCGGCCTGGATCCCGAGCACGCCCGGCAGCTGCTCGCCCGGGGCGTACGTGCCGTCCGTGATCCGGGCCTCGATCACGTCGTACACCTGCCGCCACCGCGGTACGTCCGGCTGCCACTCCATGATCTCGACGCTAGGCACTCTCAGCTCACTCAGCGAGACGAGATAGCTACGATCGCCTGGCGGGCCTAGCTAGCTAGGTCTACGCTGCGAGGACGGTAAAGCCCCGCAGCCGCGCGAACGGCCCGGGGCAGGTCAACCTCCCGCTGAGAGCAGGTCGACATGGCACACGATACGGGCATGGGCCCGACGCCCGGCACCCCTGTGACCGTCAGCATCGTGACGGTCCTCCCCGTTCCCCGGCAGTCCGGCTTGGAGCCCGAGCAGGTACGCGGCGCCACGTGCGTCTGGTGCCGCAAGCAGCTGACGGCCGACGCGGTGGACCTCGGCCGCCGGCAGGGCAGCTATGCCGGGGTCTACGGCCCCTGGTATCCGCGGGCCTGCGACGGCTGCACTCAGCGCGAGGCGGATCGAGTCCTGAAGTTGCATGTCACCACGTGCACGCGCTGCTCGCCGCCCCTCCCGCGGTACTGCCCGGACGGCACGGCGCTGCGGGCGCTCGCGATGGGGGACGAGGCCTGATGCCAAAGAGCGCAGCAGAGCGTGCAGCTGAGGCGGCTCGGTCGGCGGGCCGTGCGGGCGGGTACTGCTGGGTGGAGAACGCCACCGGCCCCGGACACTGCACGCTCCGCCCGGGGCACACGGGTAGGCACAGAGACTTTTACCGGGACCGCGACTTCGACTAGGCCACCGGCCCCCGCTCGCGCCGACGCGGGGGCCGGTCCGGGCGGCCGCCCTGCGCCCCCGTCGTGGGGCGGCCGCTCACTGCACCAGGACGACGAGAGGCACCCCGATGGCCGCGGCTAACCGGATCAGCGTGTCGACGGTGGGTGACTGCTGGCCCTGCTCGATCCGCACGACGGAGGGACGGTCGACACCGGACCGGATCGAGACCTGTTCCTGGGTGAGGTTGGCGTGCAGCCGCTCGGCACGGAGACGTTCGCCGATGGCCCGGCGCTGGGTCAGCACCCAGTCGGGCGGGGGCGAGGCAGACGGCACCCGCCCACGTTCCCCGGTTCATGATCGTCTGTCTGTGGTCGTAGTCCTACATTGTTTGATCTTCGAGGGGTGGTGGGTATCGATGCGGAGCACCCCCCTCAGTGACGCCGGCCGCGGTGACACTCTGCACGAGGTCGCCCGCTCAGATAGCGGACCCGCGTGTCGGCTGGCCGCCCCGGTCCTACAGTGGGCCGGGGCGGTCCCTCGTCCGGGGCGTCTGTTCTCGGTCGAAGGGGCCAGAGAATGGGCCAAGCGCCTTGCATTAATGTGGTGCAGCGCGACCAGGGAAAACCGCAGGTTAGTACAGAGCTGAGTGCTCAACACCTTCTAAGCGCTTGGCCGCAGGTTCGAGTCCTGCCGGGGGCGCAAGTCTCCGCCCTCCCATCGGGAGGGCATTTTTGCTGCTCAGAGCACGTTTCGCGCGACATGGCGAAGCCCCGGACACTCCCCCGATGATCAAGGGAGCGGTCCGGGGCTGCCCGGCGACCACCGGGGTTTTCGCGGGTGGCCGTGTCGCATACGTGTCGCATACGTGTCGAAGTACTCGGCGAAAAGCATCGGCCTCCGCGAGCCGACGCGAGAGCTCCCCGGCAGCCTCCAGGCGCCTCTTCAGGCCAGCCAGCCCTCCCTCGACGCATCGGACATAGGGTCCGGCAACACTGGCCCACTGCTCCCCGTCCACTCGGCCCCCTGGGCGGGTGGAATTCCTCCGTCGAAGCCTGTCGACGCAGACACGGTGGCGCGGGGTCAGCAGGCGTCGTATTTCCAGGTGCCGTTCTCGACCGTCCACGGCTGCGCCTGTTGGTCGAACTTCGGCAGGCCCTTCACCTTGTACGAGACGCGGCCCATGTCCCCTGAGACCGTGGCGTGCACGTCCGTCGCCGGGTGGTCGGGCCCGTAGTCCTTCGCTGCCTGCTCCACGGTGGCCGTGTACGCGGCCGGGTCCGCCTTGGCGCGGCAGCGCTTCGACAGGAAGGCGTAGGCCCCCTCCCCGACCCCTCCGAAGTAGAGGTTCACGTAGGTGTCCGCGACGCGCTCCAGTTCGACGGCATCAGGCGGGGTCGGGGTGGGGGTCGGCGACTTGGCGGCCGAGGTGGGGCGGCTGCTCGGGGGGTCGGCCTTGTCGTCGCCGGACGAGGTGCAGGCGGCGACGGTGGCGACGAGCAGAGCGGTGGTGAGTGTGATGGCAGCGCCGGTACGCATGTTTCCCCCATGGATTCGTGTGCTGAGGGGGCATGGTGCCACGCCGGTCGGGGCCGGGCGCCGCCCGGGGGAACGCGGCGGGCCGTGGGGCAGTCGGCCCATCCGCGGCACACGTTCGCGCAAGCTGTTCTGACCGCGGCTCACGCGGTGCTCGAGGAGCACGGTGAGGCCGGCTGTCTGGCCAAGTGGGCGGTGCGTCCCTGC harbors:
- a CDS encoding phage distal tail protein produces the protein MPQQRLGTVTWGGLTFGPGTPYAVTALEGLDDLPEIRAEDVARPGQHGDYTGPDYTGPRTIQLGLGLRGSSPDDLRALTLALRAATQPQAQPAALSFPDQGVLVWAKVRKRSLPYDAEHLWSIGDAALEMYCADPYLYGLIEQSASTTAYSPAAGRTYPLVHPRTYGAAGTSGRLTAINAGASPAYPVLRVDGPVASPTIEQTTTGALLVIDATLQPGEYLLIDTRSRAVLFMGSSPRRSWVRAGSVWPLLQPGPNEIAYRGSALAGAPGQTSLLTVTWRDTSL
- a CDS encoding peptidoglycan recognition family protein, translating into MRLVRRAEFGWLASEAPLQATTRGVKVHYEGTAVSTRLLSDHAACVAEWKAIRASHLANKVENYSDVAYNYAACPHGFLLEGRGVGRRTGANGNQDLNRAHYAIVGLVGSEGLTEPTDAMLSAIRDGIELLREHGAGTEIKGHRDGYATSCPGGPLYAWVQKGAPRPAAAPTTTPTPTPPVQEDDMPAPMMLNEANPADVDLPSGEWVGLAFADPVVHSGPRVHDTLVHVTLADDTPADAVVEGRFYLTDTSGGSPSAYQTVTRRGGGGHQFVLSGTVPAGKHLRFQLRVKTSDGASVALLHRTASGPYWAV
- a CDS encoding winged helix-turn-helix domain-containing protein, giving the protein MEWQPDVPRWRQVYDVIEARITDGTYAPGEQLPGVLGIQAEFGIAQMTARRVLTELRAAGLAQMQPGVGTFVTELPRPPA
- a CDS encoding helix-turn-helix domain-containing protein, producing MPSASPPPDWVLTQRRAIGERLRAERLHANLTQEQVSIRSGVDRPSVVRIEQGQQSPTVDTLIRLAAAIGVPLVVLVQ